A genomic region of Prionailurus bengalensis isolate Pbe53 chromosome D1, Fcat_Pben_1.1_paternal_pri, whole genome shotgun sequence contains the following coding sequences:
- the LOC122483392 gene encoding interleukin-18-binding protein yields MRQNRIPDPRPLPVLLLCAHIVSHLAGATPLPQATTAFTGSSGITKDPCPSGLPTAKQCPAMEVTWPELEVPLNGMLTLSCTACSRFPHFSILYWLGNGSFIEHLPGRLREGSISRERRGPRTQLQTTLMLEELSPTLRNTNFSCVFADPEQTAQRHIIVAQLWAGLRTVAPCTQETSSSSGSPLPHHQDR; encoded by the exons ATCCCAGGCCTTTGCCTGTCCTGCTCCTATGTGCCCACATAGTCTCTCACCTGGCCGGAGCCACACCTCTACCTCAGGCCACCACCGCTTTCACTGGCTCATCTGGGATCACAAAGGACCCCTGCCCCTCCGGGCTCCCAACAGCTAAGCAGTGCCCAGCAATGGAGGTGACCTGGCCGGAACTGGAAGTCCCACTGA ATGGAATGCTGACCTTGTCCTGTACCGCCTGTAGCCGCTTCCCCCACTTTAGCATCCTGTACTGGCTGGGCAATGGTTCTTTCATCGAACACCTCCCAGGTCGGCTGAGGGAGGGCAGCATCAG TCGGGAGCGCCGGGGCCCACGCACCCAGCTGCAGACGACCCTCATGCTAGAGGAGCTGAGCCCCACCCTGCGCAATACCAACTTCTCCTGTGTTTTTGCCGATCCTGAGCAGACTGCCCAGCGTCACATCATCGTGGCCCAGCTCTGG GCTGGGCTGAGGACAGTTGCACCCTGCACTCAAGAAACCTCATCCTCCAGCGGGTCCCCTCTGCCTCACCATCAAGACAGGTGA